The following proteins come from a genomic window of Rutidosis leptorrhynchoides isolate AG116_Rl617_1_P2 chromosome 10, CSIRO_AGI_Rlap_v1, whole genome shotgun sequence:
- the LOC139870161 gene encoding MLO-like protein 1: MAEFEVEEDGTSLEFTPTWVVAAVCTVMVGVSLAVERLLHYAGKKLKKDGRKPLYQALQKVKEELMLLGFVSLLLSVCQSRIVKICVDEDIMQHFLPCSLDDKYKLYSVRHLLGHEEAALGYCALKNKVPLLSQESLHHLHIFIFVLGIVHVTFSVLTVVFGGAKIRQWKQWEPSIKEDNDDTSKANEPTHVRDDFIMKRFVGVGKRSTARGWLKSFFKQFYGSVTKLDYIALRLGFIMKHCRGNQKFNFHKYMMRALEDDSRKVVGISWYLWIFAIIFLLLNIDGWHTYFWISFIPFFLLLFLGTKLEHIIFQLAHEVAAKHVALDGDVVVKPSDEHFWFHRPKIVRLLIHIILFQNAFEIAFFFWILVQFGAESCIMGKMIYIVPRLIIGVFIQVLCSYSTLPLYALVTQMGSNFKKSIFDEHIQAGLISWAKKAKKKKSNSSELNGSTSTLLH; this comes from the exons ATGGCGGAATTTGAAGTAGAAGAAGACGGGACGTCGTTAGAGTTTACGCCAACATGGGTTGTTGCCGCTGTTTGTACTGTCATGGTTGGTGTTTCGCTCGCTGTTGAACGGCTACTACACTATGCCGGAAAG AAATTGAAGAAGGATGGTCGGAAGCCGCTCTATCAAGCTTTGCAAAAAGTCAAGGAAG AGTTGATGTTGTTGGGCTTCGTTTCGCTACTATTATCTGTTTGTCAATCGAGGATTGTCAAGATTTGTGTGGATGAGGATATTATGCAACACTTTCTTCCTTGCTCGTTAGATGACAAATACAAGTTATATAGCGTGCGCCATTTGCTTGGACACGAAGAAGCAGCATTGGGTTATTGTGCTTTAAAG AATAAGGTCCCACTGTTATCCCAAGAGTCACTGCATCATCTTCACATATTCATTTTTGTACTCGGAATTGTGCATGTGACATTTTCTGTTCTCACTGTTGTATTTGGAGGTGCTAAG ATAAGGCAGTGGAAGCAATGGGAACCATCAATCAAAGAAGATAATGATGACACTTCAAAAG CTAATGAGCCAACACATGTTAGAGACGATTTCATCATGAAACGCTTTGTTGGTGTTGGCAAGCGTTCAACTGCTAGAGGTTGGTTG AAATCTTTCTTCAAGCAATTCTATGGATCAGTGACGAAATTAGATTACATTGCTCTACGATTGGGATTTATTATg AAACATTGCAGGGGAAACCAGAAATTTAATTTTCACAAGTACATGATGCGAGCCCTTGAAGACGATAGTAGGAAAGTTGTAGGCATAAG TTGGTATTTATGGATATTTGCGATCATATTCTTGTTGCTGAATATTGATG GTTGGCATACATATTTCTGGATATCTTTCATTCCATTCTTT CTGCTACTTTTTCTTGGAACCAAACTAGAGCACATTATATTTCAATTGGCTCATGAAGTTGCGGCGAAGCATGTAGCTTTAGATGGTGATGTTGTAGTAAAACCTTCGGATGAGCACTTTTGGTTTCATCGACCAAAGATCGTTCGTCTACTTATACATATTATTCTTTTCCAGAATGCATTCGAGATTGCGTTCTTCTTCTGGATATTG GTTCAATTCGGCGCAGAATCATGCATAATGGGGAAGATGATCTACATTGTTCCAAGACTCATTATtgg GGTGTTTATTCAAGTTCTGTGCAGCTATAGTACTTTACCACTTTACGCGCTTGTTACTCAG ATGGGAAGTAACTTCAAGAAGTCGATATTTGACGAGCATATACAAGCAGGTCTTATCAGTTGGGCTAAGAAAGCCAAGAAAAAGAA ATCAAACAGTTCAGAACTTAATGGGTCAACATCTACCTTGTTGCATTAA